The Pseudomonas parafulva genome includes a window with the following:
- a CDS encoding 2-hydroxyacid dehydrogenase: MPSSRHAVFLDHDSLDLGDLDLTPLHRSFDSLALFAATTPEQVAERLQGAVAVISNKVVLDAACLQANPQLKLILVAATGTNNVDLAAARAQGITVCNCQGYGTPSVAQHTLGLLLALATRLCDYNKAVAEGRWAKASQFCLLDYPIVELEGKTLGLLGHGELGGAVARLAEAFGMRVLSGQIPGRPSRADRLPLDELLPQVDALTLHCPLNEHTRHMIGERELALLKPGALVVNTARGGLIDEQALADALRSGHLGGAATDVLSVEPPADGNPLLEPGIERLIITPHSAWGAVEARQRIVGQLAENAQAYFAGQARRVVG, from the coding sequence ATGCCCAGCTCGCGCCATGCCGTTTTTCTCGACCACGACTCCCTGGACCTGGGCGACCTGGACCTGACGCCGCTGCACCGGTCGTTCGATTCACTGGCGCTGTTCGCCGCCACGACGCCCGAGCAGGTGGCCGAACGTCTTCAAGGCGCTGTTGCGGTGATCAGCAACAAGGTGGTGCTCGACGCCGCCTGCCTCCAAGCCAACCCACAGCTCAAGCTGATTCTGGTGGCTGCTACCGGCACCAACAACGTCGACCTGGCCGCCGCCCGGGCGCAAGGCATCACGGTCTGCAACTGTCAGGGCTACGGCACACCTTCGGTTGCCCAGCACACCTTGGGCCTGCTGCTGGCACTGGCCACGCGCCTGTGTGATTACAACAAGGCGGTGGCCGAGGGACGATGGGCCAAGGCCAGCCAGTTCTGCCTGCTGGACTATCCGATCGTCGAGCTGGAGGGCAAGACCCTCGGCCTGCTCGGCCATGGTGAACTGGGCGGTGCGGTGGCACGCTTGGCCGAAGCCTTCGGCATGCGCGTGCTGAGCGGGCAGATTCCAGGCCGGCCGAGCCGTGCCGACCGCCTGCCACTGGATGAACTGCTGCCACAGGTCGACGCCCTCACCCTGCATTGCCCCCTGAATGAGCACACTCGGCACATGATCGGCGAGCGCGAACTGGCCCTGCTCAAGCCCGGTGCACTGGTGGTCAATACCGCACGTGGCGGGTTGATCGACGAGCAGGCGCTGGCCGATGCATTGCGCAGTGGTCATTTGGGCGGGGCTGCAACCGACGTGTTGAGCGTCGAGCCTCCGGCAGACGGCAACCCCCTGCTCGAACCTGGCATCGAGCGCCTGATCATTACCCCTCACAGCGCTTGGGGGGCTGTCGAGGCGCGCCAGCGGATCGTGGGCCAACTGGCGGAAAACGCCCAGGCGTATTTTGCCGGGCAGGCACGCCGCGTGGTCGGCTGA
- a CDS encoding fatty acid--CoA ligase, which yields MLQTRLLKPADDAYAYPLLIKRLLMSASRYEKTREIVYRDQVRLTYAQLSQRIAQLANVLSEAGVKAGDTVAVMDWDSHRYLECMFAIPMIGAVVHTINVRLSPDQILYTMNHAEDRLVLVNSDFIELYQSIAGQLTTVERTVLLTDGVDTHAALPNLVGEYEQLLAGASTQYDFPDFDEHSVATTFYTTGTTGNPKGVYFTHRQLVLHTLAEASVMGSIDSVRLLGSNDVYMPITPMFHVHAWGIPYVATMLGIKQVYPGRYEPEMLLKLWREEQVTFSHCVPTILQMLLNCPHGTGVDFAGWKIIIGGSALNRSLYDAAFARGIQLTAAYGMSETCPLISAAHLNDELQAGTEDERISYRIKAGVPVPLVETAIIDAEGRFLPADGETQGELVLRAPWLTQGYFKEPEKSQALWENGWLHTGDVATLDSMGFIDIRDRIKDVIKTGGEWLSSLDLEDMISRHPAVREVAVVGAADPQWGERPFALVVVREGQVIDARALKEHLKPFVEQGRINKWAIPSQIALVTEIPKTSVGKLDKKRIRQDIIEWQACNSAFLSTL from the coding sequence ATGCTGCAGACCCGTCTCCTCAAGCCCGCCGACGACGCCTACGCCTACCCCCTGCTGATCAAGCGCCTGCTGATGTCGGCCAGCCGCTACGAAAAGACCCGTGAGATCGTCTACCGGGACCAGGTGCGACTGACCTATGCACAGTTGAGCCAGCGCATCGCGCAGTTGGCCAACGTGCTGAGCGAAGCCGGCGTGAAGGCCGGCGACACCGTGGCAGTGATGGACTGGGACAGCCACCGCTATCTTGAGTGCATGTTCGCCATCCCGATGATCGGTGCAGTGGTGCATACCATCAACGTGCGCCTCTCGCCCGACCAGATTCTCTACACCATGAATCACGCCGAAGACCGCCTGGTGCTGGTCAACAGTGACTTCATCGAGCTGTACCAGTCCATTGCCGGCCAGTTGACCACGGTCGAGCGCACTGTGCTGTTGACCGACGGGGTGGATACCCATGCGGCCTTGCCCAACCTGGTCGGCGAGTATGAGCAGCTGCTGGCTGGGGCGAGCACGCAGTACGATTTCCCCGACTTCGACGAACATTCGGTCGCCACCACCTTCTACACCACAGGCACCACGGGCAACCCCAAGGGGGTGTATTTCACCCATCGGCAACTGGTCCTGCATACCCTGGCCGAAGCCTCGGTCATGGGCAGCATCGACAGCGTGCGGCTGCTGGGCAGCAATGACGTGTACATGCCCATCACCCCCATGTTCCACGTGCACGCCTGGGGTATTCCGTACGTTGCGACCATGTTGGGCATCAAGCAGGTGTACCCGGGCCGCTACGAGCCCGAGATGCTGCTCAAGCTGTGGCGCGAAGAGCAGGTCACCTTCTCCCACTGCGTACCGACCATCCTGCAGATGCTGCTCAACTGCCCCCACGGCACAGGTGTGGATTTCGCCGGCTGGAAAATCATCATCGGCGGCAGTGCGCTGAACCGTTCGCTCTACGATGCGGCCTTTGCCCGCGGCATTCAGCTGACAGCGGCCTACGGCATGTCCGAGACGTGCCCATTAATCAGTGCCGCGCACCTCAACGACGAATTGCAGGCCGGCACCGAAGACGAGCGCATCAGTTATCGCATCAAGGCCGGTGTACCCGTGCCGCTGGTCGAAACGGCCATCATCGATGCAGAAGGGCGTTTCCTGCCCGCCGACGGTGAGACCCAGGGTGAACTGGTGCTACGTGCGCCGTGGCTGACGCAGGGCTATTTCAAGGAGCCGGAAAAGAGCCAGGCGCTGTGGGAGAACGGCTGGCTGCACACCGGCGACGTCGCCACGCTCGACAGCATGGGTTTTATCGACATCCGCGATCGCATCAAGGATGTGATCAAGACCGGTGGTGAGTGGCTGTCCTCGCTGGACCTGGAAGACATGATCAGCCGGCATCCGGCTGTGCGGGAAGTGGCTGTGGTAGGGGCGGCCGATCCCCAGTGGGGCGAGCGCCCGTTTGCCTTGGTGGTGGTGCGCGAAGGCCAGGTGATCGACGCCAGGGCACTCAAGGAACACCTCAAGCCGTTCGTAGAGCAGGGGCGCATCAACAAGTGGGCCATCCCCAGCCAGATCGCCCTTGTTACTGAAATTCCCAAGACCAGTGTCGGCAAGCTCGACAAGAAACGCATCCGCCAGGACATCATCGAGTGGCAGGCCTGTAACAGTGCCTTCCTGTCCACCCTGTGA
- a CDS encoding SOS response-associated peptidase, producing the protein MCGRYALFRWPQALASLPGFPAGQPAQWNISPGNTVLIQRQLDGQLQVAKARWGLTPPWLTDLSRTPAHARAETLAEQPMFREAFGQRRCLIPANGFYEWRGSVRKRPFWLTPGEGASLYFAAVWEAYAVQEQVWLSCAVVTQAAMNQRRPLILDEAGQAAWLDPQTPLIRLQELLASPSVPLRERALAPFVNDPKLDAPECLTPA; encoded by the coding sequence ATGTGTGGACGTTACGCCCTGTTCCGCTGGCCCCAAGCATTGGCCAGCCTGCCTGGCTTTCCCGCCGGGCAGCCCGCCCAGTGGAATATTTCGCCCGGCAATACCGTCCTCATCCAGCGCCAGCTGGACGGGCAGCTGCAAGTGGCCAAGGCGCGCTGGGGCCTGACGCCGCCGTGGCTCACCGACCTTTCCCGCACCCCCGCCCATGCCCGCGCCGAAACGCTGGCCGAGCAGCCGATGTTCCGCGAAGCCTTTGGCCAACGACGCTGCCTGATACCGGCCAATGGTTTCTATGAGTGGCGAGGCAGCGTGCGCAAACGGCCCTTTTGGCTGACACCGGGCGAGGGGGCGTCGCTGTATTTCGCCGCTGTGTGGGAGGCTTATGCCGTACAGGAACAAGTCTGGCTCAGCTGCGCCGTGGTCACCCAGGCGGCGATGAATCAACGTAGGCCCCTGATTCTGGACGAAGCAGGGCAGGCTGCCTGGCTGGACCCGCAGACGCCGCTGATCCGTTTGCAGGAATTGCTGGCAAGCCCCTCGGTGCCCTTGCGCGAGCGGGCCCTGGCACCTTTCGTCAACGACCCGAAACTGGACGCGCCCGAGTGCCTCACCCCGGCCTGA
- a CDS encoding 1-acyl-sn-glycerol-3-phosphate acyltransferase: MGEFDAIRPYDDAEVPGVLARLLSDPAFLDILTHFRFPRAAGALGWLLKPLIARRLRKEFAGVTCVSTLQDKVEHYVDRTIDRATDGVTYSGVEQLKAGTAYLFLANHRDIVMDPAFVNYAVYHAGLPTPRIAIGDNLLQKPFVSDLMRLNKSFIVHRSIAGRREKLAAYQLLSAYINHSIVNDATSIWIAQAEGRAKDGDDRTDSAILKMFHMSRKDEAFGAVIQSLNLTPVSISYEYDPCDQAKARELYIRATTGTYQKAPGEDDHSIAKGITGYKGRVHINFAPPVTQYYEDTKQLAAEIDRQILGGYRLFPVHYLAYAMWAEQDDTLQVPSAEQVFPADELAKAKEEWQRRLDACPEEQRPYLVLQYATPVRNQYQVRQQAPLA, encoded by the coding sequence ATGGGCGAATTCGATGCCATCCGACCATACGACGACGCTGAGGTCCCTGGAGTTCTGGCACGCCTGCTCAGCGACCCGGCATTCCTCGATATCCTGACTCATTTTCGCTTCCCGCGTGCGGCCGGTGCCCTTGGCTGGCTGCTTAAACCGCTGATCGCCCGGCGCCTGCGCAAGGAGTTCGCTGGTGTGACCTGTGTATCGACCCTGCAGGACAAGGTCGAGCACTACGTTGATCGCACCATCGACCGCGCCACCGATGGCGTGACCTATTCGGGCGTGGAACAGCTCAAGGCCGGCACGGCTTATCTGTTCCTGGCCAACCACCGTGACATCGTCATGGACCCGGCATTCGTCAACTACGCGGTGTACCACGCCGGCCTGCCCACCCCGCGCATCGCCATTGGCGACAACCTGCTGCAAAAACCGTTTGTCAGCGACCTCATGCGGCTCAACAAGAGCTTCATCGTGCACCGCTCGATCGCCGGCCGCCGCGAGAAGCTGGCCGCCTACCAGCTGCTGTCGGCCTATATCAATCACTCCATCGTCAACGACGCGACCTCCATCTGGATCGCCCAGGCCGAAGGCCGCGCCAAGGATGGCGACGACCGGACCGATTCGGCCATCCTCAAGATGTTCCACATGAGTCGAAAGGACGAGGCGTTCGGCGCGGTCATCCAGAGCCTGAACCTGACGCCGGTATCGATCAGCTACGAATACGACCCCTGCGACCAGGCCAAGGCCCGTGAGTTGTACATCCGCGCCACCACGGGTACCTACCAGAAGGCACCTGGCGAGGACGACCACAGCATCGCCAAGGGCATCACCGGCTACAAAGGTCGCGTGCACATCAACTTTGCACCGCCAGTGACCCAGTATTACGAGGACACCAAGCAGCTGGCCGCGGAAATCGACCGGCAGATACTCGGCGGTTATCGACTGTTCCCGGTGCATTACCTGGCCTACGCCATGTGGGCCGAGCAGGATGACACGCTGCAGGTGCCAAGCGCCGAGCAGGTGTTCCCTGCCGACGAACTGGCCAAGGCCAAGGAAGAATGGCAGCGCCGGCTGGATGCCTGCCCCGAAGAGCAACGGCCTTACTTGGTGTTGCAGTACGCGACGCCGGTGCGCAATCAGTATCAGGTCAGGCAGCAGGCACCGCTTGCTTGA
- a CDS encoding DUF1302 domain-containing protein, with product MKSANPFWRRARLPMAVSLASTLASPAFAVSFNIGEIEGQFDSSLSIGASWSTASPNRNLIGVNNGGKGLSQTSDDGHLNFKKGETFSKIFKGIHDLELKYGDTGIFVRGKYWYDFELKDEGRQFKDISDSNRKEGAKSSGAELLDAFVYHNYSIGDQPGSVRLGKQVVSWGESTFIGSGINAVNPIDVSAFRRPGAEIKEGLIPVNMFYVSQSLTDNLSAEAFYQLEWDQTVVDNCGTFFSQPDIIADGCTDNLRVLNSSRTVPAAARQFLATRGVNLNEEGVMVRRGGDRDARDSGQFGVAMRYMFEPLDTEFGAYFMNYHSRAPIFSATGASPSVFAAIPTLPAQLRALAPLIVAGNSKYFVEYPEDIRLYGLSFSTTLPTGTAWSGEISYRPNAPVQLNTTDILFAGVRPLGGALSNASLLDGVPGQDLHGYRRKEVTQFQTTLTHFFDQVMGASRMTVVGEVGVTHVGGLESAYDTRYGRDPVFGPGPLPATGGANTCQALNTSTIGGAGAGASTANLNRKCENDGYTTSTSWGYRARVIWDYNDVFAGVNLKPSVAWSHDVSGYSPGPGGNFEEGRKAVSLGLDAEYQNTYTASLSYTNFFDGKYSTVDDRDFLALSFGVNF from the coding sequence ATGAAATCTGCAAACCCGTTCTGGCGCAGGGCCAGGTTGCCCATGGCTGTAAGCCTGGCGTCCACCCTTGCCAGTCCCGCTTTCGCGGTCAGTTTCAACATCGGTGAAATCGAAGGCCAGTTCGACTCGTCGCTCTCCATCGGCGCCAGTTGGTCGACAGCCAGTCCCAACCGCAACCTGATCGGGGTCAACAACGGCGGCAAGGGCCTTTCGCAAACGTCCGACGATGGCCACCTCAACTTCAAGAAGGGCGAGACCTTCTCCAAGATCTTCAAGGGCATCCACGACCTGGAGCTCAAGTACGGCGATACCGGCATCTTCGTGCGCGGCAAGTACTGGTACGACTTCGAACTCAAGGACGAGGGCCGTCAATTCAAGGACATCAGCGACTCCAACCGCAAGGAAGGGGCCAAGTCCTCGGGTGCCGAGCTGCTCGACGCCTTCGTCTACCACAACTACTCCATCGGCGATCAGCCAGGCTCGGTGCGCCTGGGCAAGCAAGTGGTCAGCTGGGGCGAGAGCACCTTCATCGGCAGCGGCATCAATGCCGTCAACCCAATTGACGTGTCGGCGTTTCGCCGGCCAGGGGCCGAGATCAAGGAAGGCCTGATTCCGGTCAACATGTTCTATGTTTCCCAGAGCCTGACCGACAACCTGTCGGCCGAGGCCTTTTACCAGCTCGAGTGGGACCAGACCGTCGTCGACAACTGCGGCACGTTCTTCTCGCAACCAGACATCATTGCCGACGGCTGCACCGATAACCTGCGTGTGCTCAACAGCAGCCGTACCGTGCCTGCCGCCGCTCGCCAGTTCCTGGCCACCCGCGGCGTCAACCTCAACGAAGAAGGGGTGATGGTGCGCCGTGGCGGCGACCGTGATGCCCGTGACAGCGGGCAGTTCGGCGTGGCCATGCGCTACATGTTCGAGCCGCTGGACACCGAGTTTGGCGCCTACTTCATGAACTATCACAGCCGTGCGCCGATCTTCAGCGCAACCGGCGCCTCGCCTTCGGTCTTCGCCGCGATCCCGACCCTTCCAGCGCAGTTGCGTGCATTGGCACCGTTGATCGTGGCCGGCAACTCCAAGTACTTCGTCGAGTACCCCGAGGACATCCGCCTGTATGGCCTGAGCTTCTCCACCACACTGCCCACCGGCACCGCCTGGAGCGGTGAAATCAGCTACCGTCCCAACGCACCTGTGCAGCTCAACACCACCGACATCCTGTTCGCCGGTGTGCGCCCGCTGGGCGGCGCCTTGAGCAACGCTTCGCTGCTCGATGGCGTGCCTGGCCAGGACCTGCATGGCTACCGGCGCAAGGAAGTCACCCAGTTCCAGACCACCCTGACCCACTTCTTCGACCAGGTGATGGGTGCCAGCCGCATGACCGTGGTGGGCGAGGTGGGCGTGACCCATGTCGGCGGCCTGGAAAGCGCCTACGACACACGCTACGGCCGCGACCCGGTGTTCGGCCCCGGCCCGTTGCCCGCCACCGGTGGGGCCAATACCTGCCAGGCGCTCAACACCAGCACCATTGGTGGCGCAGGCGCCGGTGCCTCGACAGCCAACCTGAACCGCAAGTGCGAGAACGACGGCTATACCACCAGCACTTCGTGGGGCTACCGCGCCCGGGTCATCTGGGACTACAACGATGTGTTCGCAGGCGTCAACCTCAAGCCGAGCGTGGCTTGGTCCCATGACGTCTCCGGTTATTCGCCAGGCCCTGGCGGCAACTTCGAGGAGGGACGCAAGGCGGTCAGCCTGGGGCTGGATGCCGAGTACCAGAACACCTACACCGCCAGCCTGTCGTACACCAATTTCTTCGACGGCAAGTACAGCACCGTGGATGACCGCGACTTCCTCGCCCTCAGCTTCGGCGTGAACTTCTAA
- a CDS encoding class I SAM-dependent methyltransferase, whose amino-acid sequence MDPRSEVLLRQAELFQGPLLIAGAPPDGLLAQLPQAHAWTWHAGDHALLESRFVGRCHCAVEPPAVDVPTAVLFLPKSRELAAYLLTTLAARLQGGTLYVVGEKRGGIESVARHLQAFGKPRKLDSARHCQLWQVSVEQAPQAAALHTLAKQFELSLPDGPLQVVSLPGVFSHGRLDRGTAVLLRHLEALPEGHVLDFGCGAGVLGAAVKRRYPGSHVTMLDVDAFAVAASRLTLAANGLEAEVVQGDGIDAAPLDLEVILSNPPFHTGVHTDYQASENLLQKSAIHLRKGGQIRLVANTFLHYKPIIEAALGNCQVLEEADGFRIYQATR is encoded by the coding sequence ATGGACCCGCGCAGTGAAGTGTTGCTCCGCCAGGCAGAGCTGTTCCAGGGCCCGCTCCTGATTGCCGGGGCCCCGCCCGATGGCCTGTTGGCCCAACTGCCCCAGGCCCATGCCTGGACCTGGCACGCAGGCGATCACGCCCTGCTCGAAAGCCGCTTTGTCGGCCGCTGCCACTGCGCGGTGGAGCCCCCGGCGGTGGACGTGCCCACTGCCGTGCTGTTTCTTCCCAAGTCGCGCGAGCTGGCGGCTTACCTGCTCACTACCCTGGCCGCACGCCTGCAAGGCGGCACGTTGTACGTGGTGGGTGAAAAACGCGGAGGGATCGAAAGCGTCGCGCGGCACCTTCAGGCTTTTGGCAAGCCGCGCAAACTCGACAGCGCCCGGCACTGCCAACTGTGGCAGGTCAGCGTTGAACAGGCGCCGCAGGCAGCCGCGCTGCACACACTGGCCAAGCAGTTCGAGCTGTCACTGCCAGACGGCCCCTTGCAGGTGGTGAGCTTGCCTGGAGTCTTCAGCCACGGCCGCCTTGACCGAGGCACGGCGGTGCTGCTGCGCCACCTGGAGGCGCTGCCAGAGGGCCACGTGCTGGACTTCGGCTGCGGCGCTGGTGTGCTGGGGGCGGCAGTGAAACGGCGCTACCCTGGCAGCCACGTGACGATGCTGGATGTGGATGCCTTCGCCGTGGCCGCCAGCCGCCTCACCCTGGCGGCCAACGGCCTGGAGGCCGAGGTCGTGCAAGGTGACGGTATCGATGCGGCCCCTTTGGACCTGGAGGTGATACTGAGCAACCCGCCATTTCACACCGGGGTCCATACCGATTACCAGGCATCGGAGAATCTTCTGCAAAAATCGGCCATTCACCTGCGAAAAGGCGGCCAAATACGCTTGGTAGCCAATACTTTCCTGCACTACAAACCGATCATCGAAGCGGCGTTGGGCAACTGCCAGGTTCTGGAGGAAGCCGACGGGTTCAGGATCTACCAGGCAACACGCTGA
- a CDS encoding putative signal transducing protein, with translation MRRIYEPESLLEAEMLAGMLASEGVQAHLVGRDLVGATGELPLHGLLGLSVADEQAEYARQLIDAYNGAQPLIGDEPESFPGTLIC, from the coding sequence ATGAGGCGTATCTACGAACCCGAAAGCCTGCTCGAAGCAGAAATGCTGGCCGGTATGCTCGCCAGCGAAGGGGTGCAGGCGCACCTGGTGGGCCGCGACCTGGTCGGGGCGACCGGCGAATTGCCCCTGCACGGGCTGCTGGGCTTGTCGGTGGCCGATGAACAGGCCGAATACGCACGGCAGTTGATCGATGCGTACAATGGCGCCCAGCCGCTGATTGGCGACGAGCCGGAGAGCTTCCCCGGTACCTTGATCTGCTAG
- a CDS encoding DUF1329 domain-containing protein yields MNNTRSLLQAGVLGLSLLATSVMAAVPAGEAAKLGATLTPMGAEKAGNADGSIGPWQPLSKTAGSVDGKGFLADPYGTEKPLFTITAQNAEQYKDKLSPGQMAMLKRYPDTYKLPVYKTHRGATVPAEVFAAIKENATQATLVEGGNGLNNFRTAVPFPIPQNGLEVIWNHITRYRGGSVSRQVIQATPQQNGSFNPVSFSDQFVFRDRMKDYDPNNPGNILFYFKQEVTAPARLAGTVLLVHETLDQVKEPRKAWIYNAGQRRVRQAPQVSYDGPGTAADGLRTSDNLDMFNGAPDRYDWKLEGKKELYIASNAFKLDDPKLKYADIIKAGHINQDLARYELRRVWHVVATLKPGQRHIYAKRDFYIDEDTWQAAVIDQYDGRNQLWRVSEAHAQPYYNVEVPWITLEAIYDLQSGRYLALGMKNEEKRAYDFGFTASKADFQPAALRQSGIR; encoded by the coding sequence ATGAACAACACCAGAAGTCTGCTGCAAGCCGGTGTGCTGGGCCTGTCCCTGCTGGCTACCAGCGTGATGGCAGCAGTACCGGCCGGCGAAGCAGCCAAGTTGGGTGCCACCCTGACCCCCATGGGCGCGGAAAAGGCCGGTAATGCCGATGGCTCCATCGGGCCATGGCAGCCGCTCTCGAAGACGGCCGGCAGCGTCGATGGCAAAGGTTTCCTCGCCGACCCCTACGGTACCGAGAAACCGCTGTTCACCATCACCGCGCAGAACGCCGAGCAGTACAAGGACAAGCTGTCCCCAGGCCAGATGGCCATGCTCAAGCGCTACCCGGACACCTATAAGCTTCCCGTCTACAAGACGCACCGTGGGGCCACGGTACCGGCCGAGGTGTTTGCTGCAATCAAGGAAAACGCCACTCAGGCCACCCTGGTGGAGGGGGGTAACGGCCTGAACAACTTCCGCACGGCGGTGCCGTTCCCTATCCCGCAGAACGGTCTGGAAGTGATCTGGAACCACATCACCCGCTACCGTGGCGGCAGCGTGAGCCGCCAGGTCATCCAGGCGACCCCGCAGCAGAATGGATCATTCAACCCGGTGTCGTTCTCCGATCAGTTCGTGTTCCGTGATCGAATGAAAGACTACGACCCCAACAATCCAGGGAACATCCTGTTCTACTTCAAACAGGAAGTGACTGCGCCAGCTCGCCTTGCAGGCACCGTGCTGCTGGTTCACGAGACCCTCGACCAGGTCAAGGAGCCGCGCAAGGCGTGGATCTACAACGCCGGTCAACGCCGCGTGCGCCAGGCGCCGCAGGTGTCGTATGACGGCCCGGGGACCGCTGCAGACGGCCTGCGAACCTCCGATAACCTCGACATGTTCAACGGCGCCCCGGACCGCTATGACTGGAAGCTCGAAGGCAAGAAGGAACTGTACATCGCCTCCAACGCCTTCAAGCTCGACGACCCGAAGCTCAAGTACGCCGACATCATCAAGGCAGGGCACATCAACCAGGACCTGGCACGTTACGAGTTGCGTCGCGTCTGGCATGTGGTGGCCACGCTCAAGCCCGGCCAGCGACACATCTATGCCAAGCGTGACTTCTACATCGACGAAGACACCTGGCAAGCCGCCGTGATCGACCAGTATGACGGGCGCAACCAGCTCTGGCGTGTGTCTGAAGCCCATGCGCAGCCGTACTACAACGTCGAGGTACCGTGGATCACCCTGGAAGCCATCTATGATCTGCAATCGGGGCGCTACCTGGCCCTGGGCATGAAGAACGAAGAAAAACGTGCCTACGACTTCGGCTTCACTGCCAGCAAGGCCGACTTCCAGCCTGCGGCCCTGCGTCAGTCAGGCATCCGCTGA
- a CDS encoding CPXCG motif-containing cysteine-rich protein has product MLETEFYDCPYCGERVETSVDLSGGDQVYTEDCQVCCQPIVFVLQVHDDEWMLDVRREDDA; this is encoded by the coding sequence ATGCTGGAAACAGAGTTCTACGATTGCCCTTATTGTGGCGAGCGGGTGGAAACCTCCGTCGATCTGTCTGGCGGCGACCAGGTGTACACCGAAGACTGTCAGGTGTGCTGTCAGCCGATCGTGTTCGTGCTGCAGGTGCATGACGACGAATGGATGCTCGATGTCAGACGTGAGGACGATGCGTGA
- a CDS encoding TMEM165/GDT1 family protein, producing MLESLLVPTAIVALAEIGDKTQLLALILAARFRKPWPIIAGIVAATLANHAAAGAVGAWFGSFFSDAALHWILAASFTATALWTLVPDKMDDDENPARRFGPFLTTLIAFFLAEIGDKTQVATVMLAAQYPHLIMVIVGTTLGMLIANVPVVLAGNFAADKLPLTLIRRLAAAAFFVLAIVAVYTAMKASGWVG from the coding sequence ATGCTGGAATCTCTGCTGGTACCCACCGCAATCGTTGCCCTGGCCGAAATCGGCGACAAGACGCAGCTGCTCGCGCTCATCCTCGCTGCCCGCTTTCGCAAGCCCTGGCCCATCATTGCCGGTATCGTCGCCGCCACGCTGGCCAACCATGCCGCAGCAGGTGCCGTGGGCGCCTGGTTCGGCAGTTTCTTCAGCGACGCTGCGCTGCATTGGATCCTGGCCGCCAGCTTCACCGCCACGGCCCTGTGGACGCTGGTGCCGGACAAGATGGACGACGACGAAAACCCTGCGCGCCGCTTCGGACCGTTCCTGACCACGCTGATCGCCTTCTTCCTGGCCGAGATCGGAGACAAGACTCAGGTCGCCACGGTCATGCTGGCTGCGCAGTACCCTCACCTGATCATGGTCATCGTCGGGACCACGCTGGGCATGCTGATCGCCAACGTGCCCGTGGTGCTGGCGGGTAATTTCGCCGCGGACAAACTGCCGCTGACGCTGATTCGCCGCCTGGCGGCCGCCGCGTTCTTCGTGCTCGCGATCGTTGCGGTCTACACGGCCATGAAGGCCAGCGGCTGGGTGGGTTGA
- a CDS encoding M48 family metallopeptidase: MRKSFVISLMSAGILLAGCQGVNTTSGGAVGVERKQYMFSMLSPDEVNTMYAQSYQQTLGEASSKGLLDKSSADARRVQAIANRLIAQAPQFRPDAAQWKWEVNVIKSDELNANCGPGGKIIVYTGLIDQLKLNDAEIAAVVGHEIAHALREHSREAMSKAYGVEMARQGAGAIFGLGQDSMALADTVVNYAMTLPNSRANENEADLIGLELSARAGYDPNAAITLWNKMSKASEGAPPEFMSTHPASASRIAALQAAIPKVMPLYQAAAKP, from the coding sequence ATGCGTAAGTCTTTTGTCATCAGCCTAATGAGCGCTGGCATCCTGCTCGCTGGCTGCCAAGGGGTGAACACCACCAGCGGCGGTGCGGTGGGCGTTGAGCGCAAGCAGTACATGTTCAGCATGCTCTCGCCCGACGAGGTCAACACCATGTACGCCCAGTCGTACCAGCAGACCCTGGGCGAAGCGTCCAGCAAGGGCTTACTCGACAAATCCAGTGCAGATGCCAGGCGCGTACAGGCCATCGCCAACCGTTTGATCGCCCAGGCGCCCCAGTTCCGGCCGGACGCTGCGCAGTGGAAATGGGAAGTCAACGTGATCAAGAGCGATGAGCTCAATGCCAACTGCGGGCCAGGCGGCAAGATCATCGTCTACACCGGCCTGATCGATCAGCTCAAGCTCAACGACGCCGAGATCGCGGCCGTCGTCGGTCACGAAATCGCTCACGCCTTGCGCGAGCACAGCCGTGAAGCGATGTCCAAAGCCTACGGCGTGGAAATGGCGCGCCAGGGTGCAGGCGCCATCTTCGGCCTGGGTCAGGACAGCATGGCGCTGGCCGACACCGTGGTGAACTACGCCATGACCTTGCCCAACAGCCGGGCCAACGAGAACGAAGCAGACCTGATCGGTCTTGAGCTCTCGGCGCGTGCAGGCTACGACCCGAACGCGGCCATCACGCTGTGGAACAAGATGAGCAAGGCTTCGGAAGGGGCACCACCGGAGTTCATGAGCACGCACCCGGCCTCGGCCAGCCGTATTGCCGCCTTGCAGGCAGCCATCCCCAAAGTCATGCCGCTGTATCAGGCAGCGGCCAAGCCCTAA